The genomic stretch TTAAGTGTGTTCTGTAACCCACTGTTAAAATGCTTTGGAGATTTTGTGTGGGAGTTCAATCTGTGCTCTTCCTGAGCAAGTGAAACGTGATAAGAAAAATAACTCGCGCTATGAAATATCCGTCCCAGATTGCGAAAGATGAGGCAAAGAAGAATTGTTACACtagaataagaaaataagaaaacgtAAAAAAAGAACCtgtacataaaatacatttaaaagtaaacggtttaaaagtaaaatggaCTACAAAGAAAtcactaaacaaaaacaatgagaATATAATTAAATTCAACCATTTTTTGATGGTGATTATCTAATTTACAGAATTTCCTGCAAACTTATAAACCCTTTGGCAGATTCAGACACTCCTCACTCAACTATTCATTTCATCATATCATAAATAACTGGGTCATATGCTGCAACTTTAAAGGGTTAAAATTCCAACTCTGCCATTGACAGTTACGTATCAGAGGTCCCAGGTCATGTCTAATAGTCAGAGATCCCATAAGTACGAAGCACTCACACCCTTGTGGGATTTGAAACACTCCTTAACATGGCAACGCTACTATCCACAGCCAAAGCTCCCATTCTCCCTTAACCCATAACCCCATGACCCTATGATCTCTTTTAATTAACTTCcatcacatgtgtgtgtttcaggaaatGCTGAAGGACAACATCACTGTGCTGAAGCATGAGATTGAGCTGCACAAAGCCACTGAGGCCAACCTAACTGCAAATATTACACTGCAGCAAGGTAGGAAAATCCAAGTCAGTTTTTTCCTCCCCTCCTGTTCCAGGCTGCCGTGAAAGGAACATTCTCCTACTGACGATATACTTAGAGGCTTTTTTCTCCCATGTAGCCATAGAAACCGAGAAAAAGACAACAAATAGGGTCGATTTGTCAGTAACGTAGCCGCACATGAAACCAAACCACAGGAAATGATCAGCTGCTAAATGCAAAAGTTAAGCACGCGATAAAAAgagaggtgacggtggcaaatAGGATCTTAAAAGTAAGGAGGCAAAAGTAAGCCTTACACTCGCCGTTTCTACTAAAGATGGGAAACATGAAATCGGCAGGAAAATCGGATCAGGAAACAGGATGCAATTCCGTGATTTACTTAATAATCAGAGCCTGTGCCAAACCTAAAACAATGTTGATGTGAACAGCACCTCCATGTCTGCTCATGTGTTACCCAAAATAGCTAAGTGACTTCATGTAGGCCTGTAAAACACACTGATACCTTGTTCTCTGGCAAGACATAGCCTTATAAGACAGTggaattatgttttattttcatgcaAATGATGTTGATATTCGATTTCGTTGCTGTGTTTTAGagatttgctttttttcccccccttctGTTTGCTCTGCTTTATGCTACACCTATAGAGTCAGGAAAATCCATCGTAACCTaaagtcatgttttatatatacatatatatctatatctatatgaGTCACATCAAAATTGCTCTCTGATTGCTCTCTGATTTTTAGAAATGATTGAACTACTGCAGCATAATCTGACCCAGAATGCCATCAGCTTGGACTCGTGCACAAGTATGCAGAAGGCTGCTCAGAATCTTCAAATTGCAGCTGAGAAGAAAACCGAGGGCTGCCAGGCCAGCAAGCAGTTCTTACAGAAGAAGCTGTGAGTCACggttcatattttatttcacgCTTCGTCATAATTCAGGTCAGATTTTCATAACTGGAATAAAAACGAGCACACTGTCACAATACTGGATGAGGATTTCTTGTTTCATGCTTTGATTATAGAGAAAAGTGCAAAGTCACAACCCAGACTTCACCTGAAAATGATGGACCACCTGGACCAAAAAGTGCTGTTTTCTTGGTCGGGCTTTTGTCCATCAGCATCCTTTTAATACCATGTAAGTTACTCATAACATGACTAATACGGCTAAATGCTACACGGGTTTTAGCGTTTGCTGAAgtgattgtttttttacttttttttttgttcttgtttcagAGCGGAGCTACCCAGAGAGCTTGAATAAAATAATTGGATACATATTTCAGTACAACACTGTTTCAAGACACCCAAACGACATGTGCAGTTAACCTGGACTTGAAGCACATGTTACCTTTGTACGGAAAAgcactgctgtaaaacaaacaggaacatTCTGTTCACATAAGGATATTCCTGCAAGCCTTATTTACCCTTAATATAATggttaattttttgttttgttcctgtgatacaaaaatgtttttccttCAGTATCGAATTCAAATAAGTCTTTAAGCATTATCAAAGATTAAGCCTAATCTTAAAAATCACATTAAGCTTTAAATTACGTATAGTCTGGAGTCGGCTATTAATTTATGACAGAATTAATTTATAACATTATGAGAAAGGTGAGAGAAATTGATTTTACGCTTTTACGTCGTATAATATATTTCAGTTGTATGAGCTTCATTAGACTCATCTGTTTGTGCTTTTCTCTTATTGATTACAGGATTAGGGCAAAAACAATTATCATCATAATCTGCATTATCTATTATTTGGATCATTTCTTgcttcacaaacaaaaaataatcttGCATTactaatgtatttaaaataaagttgcAGGCTGGCCTTGAGATGATACAGATGcacattttagtcatttttacagCTCAATGAATTGCTAGGGCTGATTTTAAAGGTCTTAAAGCCTGTTTAGCATCTTATTTGTCTAACACTGCctgtacacactctctctctctctctctctctctctctctctctctctctctctctctctctctctctctctctctctctctctctctctctctctctctctctctctctctcactctctc from Tachysurus fulvidraco isolate hzauxx_2018 chromosome 2, HZAU_PFXX_2.0, whole genome shotgun sequence encodes the following:
- the si:ch211-1a19.3 gene encoding uncharacterized protein si:ch211-1a19.3, coding for MTATKSHKMRNFVIAILALWSIISLIIIVVWATSPDLKGASQCYANLKNLKENYADEKNTWNKDRHALEELVRQGRTNQSLLLTHIDQLKDQLRLLNHSLDSCLDHNEMLKDNITVLKHEIELHKATEANLTANITLQQEMIELLQHNLTQNAISLDSCTSMQKAAQNLQIAAEKKTEGCQASKQFLQKKLEKCKVTTQTSPENDGPPGPKSAVFLVGLLSISILLIP